A segment of the Carya illinoinensis cultivar Pawnee chromosome 1, C.illinoinensisPawnee_v1, whole genome shotgun sequence genome:
atggctatgagtaattctgcaaagaagtcaaaattgaagtttctcaatgtaagagatcttatcctggaTGAGGAagtgcgcagaagagattctggcaagatttcgagttgttggtcctgaatgttgattgtaaggacagaggcaagtcaagatctgacaacagatgactcgctagaaattgtggcaagtcaggccacaagagactgctaaaatcaggataaaattgagaatgatgctgtgaatatggtgactgaagaaatacatggcgttgcatttcttgcagtgcacaatgctgttaaagacagcctGAAGGcagcagtcattcagtagtgttttctcaaaggcgttgaagggcaaatcaatccctgaagtcaacagtgatactagcgactggtgaaacggctagtacaaggagcagtttcggcaagtggctccaagtcagtaaatggagatactggtattgatgctaatgttgtgtctctctccatgaaaaaagagacatgtatatcctcatggcatgagttgccatgatagaggatgtgttaatgttagcagaTCCACAAGTttacacacaggcattggtttggcattaatgcagggtgtgtggtggaaattcatgtcgatggctgatgaacttccaggagagccaaacgtgaaagttacaccatagttttcagcaagattattttcgacatgggccgaagtgaaatgcttggaattagtttattctgagtggatatgcttttatggtgaagcatgatagcgggagctatgaagatcttcattgaggtggagcttggctgtgggaccagtcaaagtcacaagatggagattgttgctattgttgccaatagcatttggtgttggaaggtcacgaaggattaattggtcttggctcgggttaattgtcgtgtgaattagagaaagtaaaaggaactcagttttacttttctaaagaaatctccctagaccacgacatgaagtacatgtgtgagagatgggaacaaaatgTCAGATGTttcagggatatctacacctaaagaactgccaagacgattagacctccatggtggttactaccttaaaatgtatcatgctgaatgaaggtagtgaactacggtatgaagaaaaatcttgcaagaagggagattatgcaagtcggagactgcacacaagatgggcacatgcgactgaagatagaagcaggatgaagggtcagtcacccagatcagagatgagacctcagcaacaggttctctgatatgtgtcaaggtctatgcgagaccattgattcccagtgcagtgggagatgtgttgccctatgtagatgtgttgattaagggcattgtacgtgatgaactaaagttatgcatcactttagttagtcttctaagttgaagacatgagctgtaaaattgtataagggatcatgctggagatagaactcggcatgttgagaaccagtctccaagttggagattggtgtgattgtaggattatggagcgtgattgtaggattatggagcctggtttgaaagctgtaaaggcaccaagCAGATTATTTgctcggatgtggctagagcgaagcagattgttcgctcggatgagcctagagcgaagctcagtttgctcaaggtgtacatgagtgcggactcatggactcaagcaaaagaagaatcctagaaagttgagattgtgcaattgagcactggtaaatctcctctgaagaaaatctcttgtaagctccgtggatgtagactatgctgatgcatttgaagatgcatttggagaggcatctggatatccatttgaagacgtacctgaaGATGCATGTGATAGCGGATCTCTCATGGCTGACAAGCATTCAAAGAAAGAGGtgaattcatttgaagaatgaatcagtttacaagcagcctggtatggcatacttgggtggagggggtgattgttgaatcaacccaagtatgaAGGGCTGCACATGTGCACCGTTTCTTCCTTTGTTGTATTAGGCACCGTAATTCTGCAGCAAATGTGGACCAAGAGAGCTCTTGATCAAGCTGCACCGAAATACACCTCCCTCTTGGTCAAGAAACGTGGGAGCTTTGTCCCCCAtaatttctcctataaaaggagatgaattcTGAAGAGAAACCCATCCTCAttgcggtgagagatcaagggcagtgggtgaggaaaggaagagggacgtgagagagagaaatagaattttgtagattttctgaaaatcttgtacaaattctataaaagaggctccagtggacgtaagcaatttgctgaaccactttaaaattgttttgtgtaatTTTCGGACAGGTTAGAGGCTCAACAGTCACCTCTTGGATACACCAGCAGCTCCGCCCCCAGCATTGACACTGCCTACAATCCCGTCCCTGCCCAAGGCAACCTTGCCTCCACTGCCCTCTGTGCCAACGCTGCCTACAGCCACATTGCCACCACTGCCTAGCACGCCATTGCCTACTTTACCGACTCAACCAAATCTTCCTATGCCTACATTGCCACCATTGCCTACAAACCCCTTGCCAACACTGCCAACTCAACCAACTCTTCCAAAGTCCACCTTGCCGCCGCTGCCAAGCACCCAACTCCCAACACTGCCAACAATGCCCACGATCCCCAACGTGGCACTACCTCCGATGCCAGCTTTTCCGTTGCCCACCATTCCAACCACAATCCCTTCAATCCCCTCCATTCCAACTACAATCCCAACAATTCCTTTCCTCTCCCCACCACCATCAAATTAAACACCGGTTCTTGAGATGCCTCATGTTCGTGCTTCATACGTTCTCCTACTTCAGTTTGGATGTTTCTTTGCGCAGTACTTGAGCTATTCTGGATTATGTTAGAACCTGTTTCTTTTCTTATATTGAGAGTTTTCACAGTCGTGAGGGGTTCATTTGCATTTGTCTGTATAAGAGAATATGATGTTTCATTTCTATAGTTTTCGTGCCGTTCTTAATTGATTATGTCAGCGACGCTTGTG
Coding sequences within it:
- the LOC122308470 gene encoding protein PELPK1-like — protein: MAFSKYCFLLSMIMALLFSSTEMSLAARHLLDTPAAPPPALTLPTIPSLPKATLPPLPSVPTLPTATLPPLPSTPLPTLPTQPNLPMPTLPPLPTNPLPTLPTQPTLPKSTLPPLPSTQLPTLPTMPTIPNVALPPMPAFPLPTIPTTIPSIPSIPTTIPTIPFLSPPPSN